Part of the Deferrivibrio essentukiensis genome is shown below.
AATTATCGTCTGAAGATTTTATTTTATTCTGTTTAAAATGGCTGTCAGATATTGTGAAACTTTTAAAAATAAATTTAGAAATTATTCGTTTTATATATAAAATTGATTCATTTGCTAAAACTAAAATTATGGATGATATGACTTATATACTAACTTTAATTGACGATTTAGATTATGGTTAGATTTATAGTTTTAATTTTTTAAGATAAGGTGATTAAATATAAATGGTTAGACCTTTTGCATTTAAAGATGTTAGAAAATTAATAAGTGAATATAAATATATAAATTATAAACTAAAAGAAATTGTTTCTGCACTTAAAACCTATAAAGATAAAATAAAAAATGCTGTAAATGAATTAGCAGCTGTAGAGGCTCTAAGCGTACTTCAAGAAGTACCAATTCAAGAAATTAATAGACATAAAAGCGGTTTTAGGTTACGACCTCTAATTAATTGCGGATTTACTTCAATTAAGGATGTTGTTTTAGCCTCAGAATATACTCTTGCAAGTATTAGAGGGATAAGTAGTAATACAGCTCGTGAGATTAAAAATATTGCAAATAAATTGTTAATAGACACTTTAAGAGAACTAAAAATTAGTATAAGCGCAGATAATAAAACTAAAGAAGCAGCAAAACTTATAGTTGCTATTTCAAAATATAAAAATTCTGTTTCTTGTGCAAATTCTAGTTCTGAATTCTTACAACTTTTTGAAAAACAATTAGATCATGACTTAAAAGATATAAAGCCTGCCAAGAATGTTATAAGATGGTTTTTCGCGTCAAAAGATAAAAGATCAAAAGCTGTAGAAAAATACAATAAATTATATTTATTTTATGAGAATGAATTTAAGGATAATACTAAAGCGTTAATTTCAGAATATGATAAAATTAAGAATTTTACGGAGAATTATGCTTGGAGTGATTTTGAAAAAGACTCAATTAAATATTATAATATATTGGAAGAAATTGCACCTGAATTTTTTGATTCTAAAGATTCTGTATATGGCTTGCCAGAAGAAATAGCTTCAAAAATTTCTACCCAAGATTTTTCTAAAGAAGGGCTTTTATGTGAATTGCGGAGATATCAAGAATGGGGTGTCAGGTATATTTTAAACCAAAAAAGAGTTTTGCTTGGTGATGAAATGGGTTTAGGTAAAACTGTTCAAGCTATAGCTACAATGGTTGCTTTGAAAAATAAAAACTCTACTCATTTTGTTGTTGTTTGTCCTGCAAGTGTAATAGAAAATTGGTGCAGAGAAATAAATAAACATAGTAGACTCAATGTAAAAAAAGTTCACGGGAATAGTAGAAAGAGATCATTAGAAGCGTGGATAGATAACGGTGGAGTTGCCGTTACAACTTATGAAACAACAGGGTATTTTAAATTGGAAGCAATACCTAAAATTAATCTTATAGTTGTAGATGAAGCTCACTATATTAAAAATCCTAATGCAAAAAGAACTATTAATACTAAAAATCTTTGTAGTAAAGCCGAACAAATATTATTTATGACAGGTACACCACTAGAGAATAAAGTAGATGAAATGATTTCTTTGATTAGTATATTGCAACCTAGAGTAGCTAATTCCATTATGGGGATGGAATCATTGGTCCATGCTCCACATTTTAGGAAAAAAATTGCTCCCGTTTATTATAGAAGAAAAAGAGAAGATGTATTAGGAGAGTTGCCAAAACTTATAGAGACTAGAGAATGGTGTACATTAGGTATTGAAGAAAGAATCGCATATGAAAAGGCAGTTCTCAGTCGAAATTTTATGGATATTAGGCGTGTTTCATGGAGTATAGATAACTTACGTAATTCTTCTAAAGCAAAAAGAATGCTTGAGCTTATTAATGAAGCCAAAGAAAATGGGAGAAAGATATTAATATTTTCTTTTTTCTTAGATACCATAAAAAAAATTAAGTTGATGTTGGGTAATATGTGTTTAGATCCAATAAGTGGAAAAGTTTCTCCTGAAAATAGACAAAAAATAATTGATGATTTTAATGAATCTCCTGCAGGGACAGTACTAGTAGCACAAATTCAATCTGGTGGAATCGGCCTTAATATTCAGTCAGCTAGTGTCGTAATTATATGTGAGCCACAATTAAAACCCTCAATAGAAAATCAAGCTATTTCAAGAGCTTATCGTATGGGTCAGCCTCGAGATGTGTTAGTGTATAGGCTTTTATGCAAAGATACAATTGATGAAAGAATCATTGATTTGCTTGAAAATAAAGAACAAATTTTTAATGCATTTGCGGATAAATCTGAAGCTGCTTATGAAGACTTTTATATTAAAGAGGAGAAAATTAGCGAGCTAATTGATGAAGAAATTAAGCGTATAAAAAATCAAAAAAATAGGTAGTTTAAACCTACCTACTTTATAGGTAGTGTTCATAATTCCGTGTCACTTTAGTAGATCTATTGGCAACATTACAGTTAAGAGATTCTTTCGCTCCTTGAAATATTAAGATATCTACCTGAATAACTATTCTTTTATCAGTAAATTAAGAGCTGGTATTGCAAAATGTATGGACTTTTATAATTGCAATAGGTTTCATTCAGCATTGGGATATCAGAAACCTATGAATGTTTATCGGCAGGAATTAAAAATTGCAGTATAAAGGGATTAAGAATTCAGAAAAAACTGTATTG
Proteins encoded:
- a CDS encoding DEAD/DEAH box helicase, translating into MVRPFAFKDVRKLISEYKYINYKLKEIVSALKTYKDKIKNAVNELAAVEALSVLQEVPIQEINRHKSGFRLRPLINCGFTSIKDVVLASEYTLASIRGISSNTAREIKNIANKLLIDTLRELKISISADNKTKEAAKLIVAISKYKNSVSCANSSSEFLQLFEKQLDHDLKDIKPAKNVIRWFFASKDKRSKAVEKYNKLYLFYENEFKDNTKALISEYDKIKNFTENYAWSDFEKDSIKYYNILEEIAPEFFDSKDSVYGLPEEIASKISTQDFSKEGLLCELRRYQEWGVRYILNQKRVLLGDEMGLGKTVQAIATMVALKNKNSTHFVVVCPASVIENWCREINKHSRLNVKKVHGNSRKRSLEAWIDNGGVAVTTYETTGYFKLEAIPKINLIVVDEAHYIKNPNAKRTINTKNLCSKAEQILFMTGTPLENKVDEMISLISILQPRVANSIMGMESLVHAPHFRKKIAPVYYRRKREDVLGELPKLIETREWCTLGIEERIAYEKAVLSRNFMDIRRVSWSIDNLRNSSKAKRMLELINEAKENGRKILIFSFFLDTIKKIKLMLGNMCLDPISGKVSPENRQKIIDDFNESPAGTVLVAQIQSGGIGLNIQSASVVIICEPQLKPSIENQAISRAYRMGQPRDVLVYRLLCKDTIDERIIDLLENKEQIFNAFADKSEAAYEDFYIKEEKISELIDEEIKRIKNQKNR